The window CGGCATCGGATTCCAGCATCGCGGTGTCTCATCACACACAGCAACAACAACGCTCTCGAGTGTGCGGCAAGAAAACACGCGTTGAAATCAGCACGCCTGAGTGCTGTCGCTTCGGCTGGAGCAATAGACGGAAGCGAGAATCACGCACCGCTTTAATCACTGTCGTCTACGTAGCAATCAGTACTACAAAGTTTAGGCAGGAATCTGATTCCAGATCATCGAAACTTGTGGCAGAAAGCAAAACAAGGAACCGTGGAATCAGCGCCCATGAAAATCTGCGTCGTCAGCACGGGAATCAGCGCTGTCGCGCGTGCAGCAACAGGGACGCCGCCTACTGTAGTGGCGGCATGGCCCACACGCTGGGCCCGCGAGCAGCACGGCCTGTCGGCCCGGGAGCGACAGCGGCGACAGTGGCCGCCTCACCTAGTGGCGGCCGGGCCCACCACTCCTGGCCCGTTCCGTCCCAGCTGCTCCACTGTGCGAGAACCGTTGTGCCCCGCGTTGCCGCCTCCTGCGGTGGCGGCAGGTGCCACGTGTCGCCTGTCGCGCCTGCCGCCACTAGTGAGGGGGTCCTTTTTGACATTTTTATCTGCAGATAGTCTTTTTTGGCAATAGCGTTCGGCAGGGGGTCCTTTTGGACAAAAAATCCCATCAGGGTTGTTTGTTTTTTTAGATCAAAACAAAGCTTTATAACTTAACGGTGCTTAGGCATATCGCTCGAGGCACAAGCAGCCACATGGGCTGGTACATCAGACTCCCAGTGCATGACATGTTCTACTGGGTACAAACGGCCAATATTGGCTAACTCATGCGCTACGGCATTAGCACTACGGCGGCAAACAGAAATTGTATGCTTAGAGAACCACATTTTTAACTGAAACTTGGTATCTTCAATGACTACCGCATATGCTGATGAGTCTGGTTTCCTGAAGTCCATAGCTTCAACTAACAGTTGTGAGTCCGTCTCGAAGTTGACTCTCAGGCACCCCAGGTCGGCTGCAAGGGCCACGGCATTTGACAGGGCAGCAACCTCCGCCGCAAAGGCATCCTGTATATGATCTTGTCGTCCAGCCTTGGCTGCCACAATATTCCCCGCCGAGTCTCTCGCCACCACGCCCCACCCCGCATGTCCTTCTCCTGGAGCAAATGATCCATCCGCGTTGATTTTCAGCATCTCATCGGACGGGGCAGTCCATTTGTCCAGACAGGCTTTCTTTGGTGAGTTGATATAGACTTGCATATATTCCATGACAGCACTGCGTGTTCGCCTCGCTATTTCTTTTGTCGGCGCTAGGGGCTCCCCTTTCCTCAGCTTGTTGCGCACACTCCACCAATGCCACCAGTAGGTTAGAATGTGCATGCGTTTCTTCTCATCTACTCCCCACAAAAAGTCCAGCATCGCATGCACGGACGGAATCTGTTCAAGCTTAATTCTTTCACCCTCGAGCGCCAGTTCCCTCCACCCCTCCTTGACTGCCTTGCACTTAATGAAGAGATGAGCTCCATCTTCATCAGCCCGTCCACAAAATAAGCAGCGCGTGCTCTCCACCTTCAGCCCTCGCTTGTGCATGTTAGTCAGGAGTGCTAATGACTCATGCTTCACTCTCCATGTGAACATCTGCACATTCCTTGGACATGGTAGCTTCCAGATCCTCTTCCACGAATCATCCTTGCAAGAATGCAGATTCCCCGGTGCATGATTGCTCATCCCTTGCCCTCCATTCTTCTTCTGCCTTTTTAACTCCTCATAGAGTTTATAAGCACTCTTGACTGAATGAGCCCCCTTGTTGTCAAACTGCCAGGCAATGAAGTCATGCACATCCTCTCTCAAAGGTATCTGGAGTATAAGACGTGCGTCATCCGCCCAAAACGTGTCCCGTACAAGCTGCACATCCCACTGTCCAGTGGCTGGGTTGATTAGATCGCTGACCCTCTCCAACAGATTGTTTCCCCTCGGTGTGTTGACGGTTCTGGACCATGGACGAGGGATCCATGGATCCGACCAGATTTTAACATCGACACCGTCTCCTATACGCCATATATATCCTTCGCGGACAAGATCAAGCCCTCGCAGCATGCTTCTCCATGCGTATGAGATGCCTTCCTTCGGCTCAGCAGCTAGAGCATGGGTATTGGGGAAATACCGAGCTTTTAGGAGTCGGCCGCATAGAGTGTCAGGCTGTTGTATAAACCTCCATGCCTGTCGAGACAACATCGCCATGTTAAAACTATGCATGTCCCTGAACCCCAGTCCTCCTTGCGCTTTTGGCAGAACAAGCTTTTCCAAGATATCCAATGCACCGTGTTCTCTTTATCTTGCTGACTCCACCAGTAGTTACCGATCCTGGAGCTAATCTCTTGGCAGAAGCCCTTCGTGAGGTCAAAGCATGACATCGCGAACGTGGGGATGGCTTGTGCAACTGCAGTAACAAGGGCTTCCTTCCCTGTCTTGGCGATGAGCTTCTCTTTCCACCCGTACACCTTGCCTGCAATGGCTCCTTTTACATATGCGAATGCTCTCCGCATGGATCGTCCCACATGCACGGGGAGCCCCAGATACTTCTCGTTCCAGTCTTCCTTCTGTATCCTTAACGCATTCTTGACCGTGGTCCGGTCTGCCGTAGGGGTATTAGGGCTAAACATTACTGCTGATTTTTCCACATTGATGCACTGTCCTGAGCACTCCTCGTAAATATCTAGCACCTCACGTAAACAAGTGGCCTCCTCCACATTCGATTTTAGCAGTAGGACCGAGTCATCCGCAAAGAGCAGGTGGGAAACCGCAGGTGCTGCTCGGCAAATTTTCACACCACTAATTCTGTTATCTTGTTCTGCAGCATGGAGCAGGGCCGACAAACCTTCTGCGCATATGATGAAAAGATACGGCGACACCAGGTCGCCCTGCCACAGGCCTCTGGAGGGGCTGAACTGTTCAGTTAACTCTTCGTTCACCTTAATCTGATAGCGCACAGTTGTGACACACTTCATGATTAGTTCTACCCAACGGCGGCTAAACCCCAACTTCACAAGCATCTCTCGCAGAAAATTCCACTCGACTCGATCATAGGCCTTGCTCATATCAGCTTTAACCGCAACATAGCTTTCCTTCCCCTTCTTTTTATTTAGCAAGAAGTGGGACAACTCATAGGCAATGAGCACATTGTCAGTGATCAGCCGTCCGGGGCGAAAGCACTTTGGTTCTCCGATATTATCTCCGGCATGATGAGCTTGAGACGGTTGGCAATTACCTTAGACACTAACTTGTACAGGACATTGCAGAGCGAGATCGGCCGCAAGTCTTTGATCCTTTTCGGGTTCTTGGTCTTCGGGATTAGCACAACCACGGTGTCATTCCATCCGTCGGGGATGTCACCGCCATTGAGGGCAGCAAGTACCTCCTCCACAATGCGATCACCCATAAAGTGCCAATGTTTTTTATACACAACGGACGACATTCCGTCTGGCCCAGGAGCCTTAAGATCTCCGATATGATCTAGCGCAGCTTTCACCTCCTCTCGGGTGAACTCCGTATCGATCATGGTGTGCATATTGCTGGTAACGCGCGGTTTCACTCGACTGATGAGTTCTTGCATGCGATCACCCGAGAAGTGTGTTGTAAATAGATCCTGAAAAAACGAGCACACGTAGTTAGTCAAATCCTCCCCCTCCTTCACTACTTCACCATCCTCCTTCACTAACTCCTCCACCCTATTCGACTTCTTTCTCGCCGAGGCATAGGCCATGAAATAACGGGTGCTTCTGTTGCCATCCTTCAACCATGAGATATGGGTACGCTGTTTTACTTTAGTGTTCTTCTTGTCCTCCAAGTCCCTTACCACGCACTTCAGCTCAGCCTCTTCTTTAACCTTCTGCTTGGAGACAGGCTCTCTCATACACCTCTCCAGATCCGCCCTCGCCTTCTTCAGCCGTCCCTCCAACTCACCCACCACCTCCTTTTGCCATTTCACCATTCGCCCCGCCACAGTACCCATAACCCCTGCCACCCCTTCGTCGCCCTTCATCCAGCCTTCCTCCCATGCTCCTTGTATTTCTTCGCTGCATCCGGCCTCTTGCAACCACCAGGCTTCAAACCGGAACCCTCGGTCCCCCCTTCTGCCACTTCTCTGTTGTCCTTCTGTGCACACAATGACTGGGCGGTGATCGGAGTGACGTGGGTTACCATTAACTACAGAAAACTCCGGGAAAGTTTCACACCATTTTGTGTTTGCTGCTGCACGGTCCAACCTCTCGCAAATATAAGAATTGAGATCCTTACTGTGATTCCTCCACGTAAATTTATCTCCCACATAACCAACATCATAGAGATCACAACACACCAGCGCCTCTCTGAATCTGCCCATGCAAGCCTGCGATCGTGCAGCACCCCCCACTTTTTCATCACAAACCAAAATTTCATTAAAGTCCCCGAGGCACAGCCAAGGTCGTCCGGCTTGGTGTTGTTGGCCTAGAAGCCTCATTGTACGCTAAGTATCTTTCTTTCATTCTGCAGCCGACTCGCCATACACACCTGTAAGTCTCCAAATACTACCTCCTTCTCCTGCCACATCAACATCAACATGCCTCCGTCCATACGATCTCAAAGATACATCCACCCCTCTTCTCCAAAACATAGCAATGCCCCTACTCCTTCCAACTGGGTCCCACACAAGCATGTGAGCAAGTCCAAGTGACCACCGAAAACTCTCCAGTTCCCTCTCCGTCAACCTCGTTTCAGCAAGAAATAAAATCTCAGGATCCTCCATTCTCCCCATCTCGAGGAGACTCCGAACTGCCGGGCCGTTCCCGAGTCCCCGGCAGTTCCAACTGATGATTTTCATTGTTCCCGGCGGGGCTGCGCTGACAGCCCGGCCGATATGCTAATGTTGGCATCTCTCTCCTTAGTTGCTTCGACTACACCTCCTCCCTGTTCATCTACCTTGCCTCTCTTCACCTCCTTCTCTTCCTCAGCCTCCTCGAGCCCCCGTTTCTGCCCCAACTCCACGACTTGCTGATGATCGCTGGCCTCCCCACTCCTAGGTCTCTCCTTCTTCCTAAACTTCTTGCCATTCTGATTTTTACCAGTGATCTTACTGTCGCTACTAGCCCCTACTATCCCCTGTACTGTATGCTCATCCAACTCCATCCTTGGTGTTTCAGACCCCTGGCCACCCGCTCCCTCCATGTTCATAGCCGCAGCTTTACCCCCTTCTCCATCTCCTTTCGGCAAGTTGTCAGTCAGCACCAACTGAAGGTTCCTCGGTGTACCCTGTCTCTTCTGCTCGCTTGCAATCTTAGGTGGGCTCGTGACCTCTTCCCCTTTCTCTAAACCTCCCGCTGCCTCATTACCCGAACGATCATCCTCCTTACGCCACGACAGACTGTCGCTGCCGCTTCCGGACCTCCCATATGATCGACCATGCCCCCAGCTCCTGTTACCACTTAGCTCCCTGTTGTTTCTCCTCCACGGCCCCTCCTCTGACGACCCCTCCTTACCCCCATCTCTGCTTTCAACCACCGCCCAAACTGCGATCTTTCTCCTTTCTTCAGAACAATAGCGCACTTCTTCTCGCCATGCCCGATCATGCCACAGGTGTAGCAAAAATCTGGAAGATACTCATACTCAAATCTACACCAGCCATCCTCCTCTTCCATCCTGCCCACCTCCTTCACATTCTTCTTCTGGTTCTTCTCCCCCCTTCTTCCTCAAGAGTAAAACCCCTCATAATTGGCTTGTCAATTCTCATCCTAATCTTGACTCTCAAAAACCTTCCTATTGCCGTTCCATCTGCACCTGTATCCACCTCCACGAACGTCCCAACCAGATTTCCAATTTCTTCAGCCGCCTCTATAGTCATCATGCCCAGTGGGAGGTTGAACACCCGAATCTAGATAggtatattgttgaattcatagTCCTCCATCCTCTTGCTCGGTTCAAAATCCTCCACGACCACGAGCTCCTTGTCGAACATCCACGGCCCGTTCTCCAACGCCTTCCTCTTCCCGGACTCCTGAAGAAACGTGAAGACAAACTTGTTGTCGCCCGCTTCCTTGCAATCTATTCCTTTGATCGGGCGCCACACCTTCCCCAAGGATAGACGGATCGCATCGGGGTGTGCAGGTTTCTCCGAGAAGATCTTCCCCACCGCCTTCGCCTCCACGAACTTCCCCTTCTCCTTCGCCGTGATCCTAATCCTAACCCCTTTTTTTTCCTCCTCCGACAGCTTCAAGCCCTTCATCATCCCTGCCACATCTTCCAtcttcctccccctcctccccggaCCTCCACCTAGGGTTTATGGTGTGCTTGCGGCCGTGCACCCTTGGGCGCACACAACAGATCTGGAAGGACGAGCAGGGC is drawn from Aegilops tauschii subsp. strangulata cultivar AL8/78 chromosome 1, Aet v6.0, whole genome shotgun sequence and contains these coding sequences:
- the LOC141039200 gene encoding uncharacterized protein, with translation MKCVTTVRYQIKVNEELTEQFSPSRGLWQGDLVSPYLFIICAEGLSALLHAAEQDNRISGVKICRAAPAVSHLLFADDSVLLLKSNVEEATCLREVLDIYEECSGQCINVEKSAVMFSPNTPTADRTTVKNALRIQKEDWNEKYLGLPVHVGRSMRRAFAYVKGAIAGKVYGWKEKLIAKTGKEALVTAVAQAIPTFAMSCFDLTKGFCQEISSRIGNYWWSQQDKENTFDNKGAHSVKSAYKLYEELKRQKKNGGQGMSNHAPGNLHSCKDDSWKRIWKLPCPRNVQMFTWRVKHESLALLTNMHKRGLKVESTRCLFCGRADEDGAHLFIKCKAVKEGWRELALEGERIKLEQIPSVHAMLDFLWGVDEKKRMHILTYWWHWWSVRNKLRKGEPLAPTKEIARRTRSAVMEYMQVYINSPKKACLDKWTAPSDEMLKINADGSFAPGEGHAGWGVVARDSAGNIVAAKAGRQDHIQDAFAAEVAALSNAVALAADLGCLRVNFETDSQLLVEAMDFRKPDSSAYAY